One window of Mangrovibacterium diazotrophicum genomic DNA carries:
- a CDS encoding COG1470 family protein produces MSIRKTFSRLFLFALLGVVAANSNAADEKTSVTLYTPYTQISVPPGQSIKYTIELINNTPNVLDDNIRITGLPRSWDYSLKSGNYNIEQLAVLPGDKKTFTLDVQVPLKVNKGNYHFTVSAGADNQLPLTVTVSKQGTFKTEFTTDQANMSGHSNSSFTFKANLNNSTDDKQVYALEAHSPRGWDVTFKANYKEVASVNVDENSTKDVTIEIKPPAEVEAGRYKIPVTAATNGMTSQLNLEVVITGSYGMEMSTPTGLLSTKVTAGDERTLDLVIRNTGTAPLEDIKLSSAKPSDWDVSFDPNAVIRIEPGQKMTVHAKVKASKNAIAGDYVAKITAKTPEATSNAEFRISVRTPTILGGMGILVIMLALGSVTFLFRKYGRR; encoded by the coding sequence CACCCAGATTTCGGTTCCCCCCGGCCAATCGATCAAGTATACGATTGAGCTGATCAACAACACGCCCAACGTGCTGGATGACAACATCCGGATTACCGGCTTGCCGCGGAGTTGGGACTACAGTTTGAAATCGGGGAACTACAACATCGAGCAACTGGCGGTGCTACCCGGTGACAAGAAGACCTTTACACTCGACGTTCAGGTTCCGCTGAAAGTCAACAAAGGCAACTATCATTTCACTGTTTCGGCCGGAGCTGACAACCAGCTTCCACTGACGGTGACTGTTTCCAAACAAGGTACGTTCAAAACGGAATTTACCACCGACCAGGCTAACATGTCGGGGCATTCCAACTCGTCGTTTACCTTCAAGGCAAACCTCAACAACAGTACCGACGACAAACAGGTTTATGCGCTCGAAGCACACTCGCCACGTGGTTGGGACGTGACTTTTAAAGCCAACTACAAGGAAGTTGCCTCGGTAAATGTTGACGAAAACAGCACCAAGGATGTGACCATCGAGATTAAGCCGCCGGCAGAAGTTGAAGCCGGCAGGTACAAAATTCCGGTGACTGCAGCTACAAACGGCATGACTTCGCAGCTGAACCTGGAAGTAGTGATTACCGGATCGTACGGTATGGAAATGAGCACACCAACAGGCTTGCTGAGTACCAAAGTTACCGCCGGCGATGAGCGCACGCTCGACTTAGTGATCCGCAACACGGGAACGGCGCCGCTGGAAGACATTAAACTAAGCTCGGCCAAGCCGTCGGACTGGGATGTTTCGTTTGATCCGAATGCCGTGATCCGCATTGAGCCCGGTCAAAAAATGACCGTTCATGCCAAAGTCAAAGCTTCGAAAAATGCCATTGCCGGCGACTATGTTGCCAAAATTACGGCAAAAACACCCGAAGCAACTTCCAATGCTGAGTTCCGCATTTCGGTTCGCACCCCCACTATCCTGGGAGGCATGGGCATCCTTGTGATTATGCTCGCCCTCGGAAGTGTGACCTTTTTGTTTCGCAAATACGGAAGGAGGTAA
- a CDS encoding ABC transporter ATP-binding protein, whose translation MSESIIELVGLTKKYGSFTAVDQLNLEIRKGEVFGLLGPNGAGKSTTILMMLGLTEPTSGTVRVCQTNSTENPIEVKRRVGYLPEDVGFYQDRTGWENLMFIAQLNGLSPKESADRAEQLLKRVGLLEQANKKTGAYSRGMRQRLGLAEVLIKNPEVIILDEPTSGIDPKGIQEFLELIVQLSKEEGITVLFSSHNLHQVQQVCDRVGIFVRGKLIAEGHIHELSRQLFENEPYTIHAEIAPTEAVKSKALTEKLQQLEGVLTLQQNGAKMQLGCSADISENIARTIVESGAGLRSLHQREHGLDDIYNRYFQGGAYA comes from the coding sequence GTGAGTGAGTCAATTATTGAGCTCGTCGGTCTGACCAAAAAATACGGATCGTTCACAGCCGTTGACCAACTCAACCTGGAGATCCGTAAAGGGGAAGTTTTTGGTTTGCTCGGTCCCAATGGTGCCGGTAAATCAACCACCATCCTGATGATGCTGGGATTGACTGAACCCACTTCAGGCACGGTACGCGTGTGCCAGACCAACTCGACCGAAAATCCGATTGAGGTCAAACGGAGAGTCGGTTACCTGCCCGAAGATGTGGGTTTCTACCAGGATCGCACTGGCTGGGAAAACCTGATGTTCATTGCCCAGCTAAACGGCTTGTCGCCCAAAGAATCGGCCGACCGGGCCGAACAATTGCTGAAACGTGTCGGGCTGCTGGAGCAGGCCAACAAGAAAACCGGTGCCTACTCTCGCGGGATGCGTCAACGCCTGGGACTGGCCGAGGTGCTGATCAAAAATCCGGAAGTGATTATCCTCGACGAACCCACCTCGGGCATCGACCCCAAAGGAATCCAGGAGTTCCTCGAGCTGATCGTTCAGCTGAGTAAAGAGGAAGGCATTACGGTGCTGTTCTCCTCGCACAACCTGCATCAGGTGCAGCAAGTATGTGACCGCGTGGGCATTTTTGTTCGCGGAAAGCTGATTGCCGAGGGACATATTCATGAGTTATCGCGACAGCTGTTCGAAAATGAACCGTACACCATTCATGCTGAAATTGCTCCAACCGAAGCAGTTAAAAGCAAGGCTTTGACCGAGAAGCTGCAACAGCTGGAAGGTGTTCTCACCCTGCAACAGAACGGGGCCAAAATGCAGTTGGGCTGCTCGGCCGACATTTCTGAAAATATTGCCCGAACCATCGTTGAAAGCGGAGCCGGATTGCGGTCGCTGCACCAACGCGAACACGGGCTCGACGATATTTATAACCGCTATTTCCAGGGAGGTGCCTATGCGTAA
- a CDS encoding ABC transporter permease: MRNINLAIDLKSVTEPTKTRQRKLSTKPIHPFRVLVQKEVSDQVRSWKFVILLAIIALTCLGSLYTSLSNIGHAIKPNDPDAEFLFLKLFTLTDGSLPSYTVFISFLGPLLGISLGFDAINSERNRGTLSRVMAQPIHRDYLINAKFMASLIVISVLFFALGFLVMGLGMTIIGIQPTAEEFWRIVFFIVLSIFYVAFWLNLSIFFSVRFKQAATSALAGIAVWLFFSVFFVMIINLINKASMPSPYAAPAFIMGHEHLMLNLTRISPSTLFSEATSTMLMPSVRSLGPLTVQQVQGAIPSPLPLGQSLLLVWPQVTGLIAATVVCFALSYVSFMRREIRSR, from the coding sequence ATGCGTAACATCAACCTTGCGATTGATTTGAAAAGCGTTACTGAACCAACAAAAACCCGGCAGCGAAAACTCAGCACCAAGCCCATTCACCCGTTTCGGGTACTGGTGCAAAAGGAAGTTTCGGACCAGGTTCGAAGCTGGAAGTTTGTTATCTTACTTGCTATTATTGCACTCACCTGTCTGGGATCGTTGTACACCTCACTAAGCAACATCGGGCATGCCATTAAGCCCAATGATCCGGATGCTGAATTCCTTTTTTTGAAACTCTTCACGCTGACTGACGGCTCGTTGCCATCGTACACGGTGTTCATCAGTTTCCTGGGGCCGTTGCTGGGTATCAGCCTGGGCTTCGATGCCATTAACTCGGAACGCAACCGGGGTACACTGAGTCGGGTGATGGCCCAGCCCATCCACCGCGACTACCTGATCAATGCCAAGTTCATGGCATCATTGATTGTTATCAGCGTGTTGTTTTTCGCACTGGGATTCCTGGTCATGGGACTTGGGATGACCATCATCGGCATTCAGCCCACTGCGGAAGAATTCTGGCGAATCGTTTTCTTCATTGTGTTGAGCATTTTTTATGTGGCTTTCTGGCTCAACCTGTCTATTTTCTTTTCCGTCAGGTTTAAGCAGGCTGCTACATCGGCGCTGGCCGGTATTGCCGTTTGGCTGTTCTTCAGTGTCTTCTTTGTCATGATCATTAACCTGATCAACAAGGCAAGCATGCCGTCGCCTTACGCAGCACCAGCTTTCATTATGGGGCATGAGCACCTGATGTTGAACCTGACACGCATCTCGCCAAGCACTTTGTTTAGCGAAGCAACGTCAACCATGCTGATGCCATCGGTACGCAGCCTTGGCCCGTTAACCGTGCAACAAGTGCAGGGAGCCATACCAAGCCCGCTGCCACTGGGGCAGAGTTTACTATTGGTATGGCCACAGGTTACCGGCCTCATTGCTGCAACTGTTGTGTGTTTTGCCCTCAGTTACGTCAGCTTTATGCGCCGCGAAATTCGCTCTCGTTAG
- a CDS encoding peptidase associated/transthyretin-like domain-containing protein — protein sequence MQSKLKLVLLFIVISVCKAYPQNNFPQQAVSQLNRYILGNIQEKLYVQTNSNQYLPGDTVWLKPSLVNAINHKPVGIEYLFYVDLISPDNKLVAHQLLTLENGFSQGALILDQKLAAGKYKLLAYTNYMRNFDADFLFQKTITVLSNANDQTEWEFSSKIKATENGDSVYVKMYAKTRNGRELNESINVYLQLARGTILGGSCPLINNAGSFHFFVPDSLRLPVALLSVKPKRATTASEKYRISLSVQQPDLQFLPEGGNLVPDQENRVAFRCVDSDGNPLNVEGAIIKNDGTTVCSFATEYEGTGSLNLPPKAGQTYSALITYRDSVFSYNLPEIYENAYSLQLIEQDADSVHFAMLKSGDTTPNFLLLGHCRGNTKYMGTGVLESPRTEITVPTKDFPEGILTFTLFVNRIPLAERLVYLDKDEEIRFKLMKSLTADSNATSNYRLQASRKDGSPVNGNFSVVGWNSKLENSLDSLENIHNYLQLSSDLQGEVLSNTEVFNSTNPNRNHLRDLMLMTYGWRRFNWVDIMRFGNEQLAYQPEKELYMQGTIYRALSGKPVPENFEISIVLQQKNSVHIDKTATDSNGRFRFTIPAFADSANLTFQTKNKKEKPKDYLVDLETNLEQFHINSINFDKVTKIYSAPLVSNRASVSKVEELSNAAKEANAADLIAEIHPPRKDNYYYPGKDTFLIEEVEARSNYINKRDSLIDLIGQSDAAIESTQLRQIIEERPWYSNIWDLLDDQIPGLKIEQNLFDPAGIKEGFFVEGIQYNLVFSIDPSRSIYFRVPDNPSGYLYIFVDHDLVNDSRIPKYTYLENMDPGEIESIDFIARPKYYDASLNSSKSTTDIIGNILRENIGEEIDNHLSTDVSTLIFDLTRKLDDRIAFPPSFLFIRTKSKSGLIYDRAKGLQSLFLTGISPQREFYVPKYRASASNPANQFRKTALWEPEIVTDTAGFATISIPTGVINSNTILQIQGISALGESGSQTFTFEETEEPVRNLSAAPPVAESKKSLSGETNPFANLNLFYGQITDAETGSPISFADLSQASPYYHECTNSAGEFFISADRLKKDQPIQVSSPGYQSQNISLPADKNSVIHIELKKEPIAKAEKSTKAISIVRNAIRSSRQLYASEETYQGYNRETVAIDGNVYGIYEMAFNYSNAGSPGIPSAIRFETAKFKNMEDKNGHKLMMLKPNHRSLFYPLKADVLAMAPEFWQAGNSDDFDYEEIGQVEYDGEPCYKIQFRQNDKLVLALQSGILYIGKQSGALRYAAWGTSPDKRKYVSYTSYLQSNPMEYDVQVTDDYNEASYAMQNGQLQLQGTSRQLTVLVNGQNYLQFNNRLSIVGKSQRSYKNLTQKNSDLLIEDLQSKHMLVKDAAYQIEPWVNQGIVKPEQKLMNDAAYLHDIGLYR from the coding sequence ATGCAATCAAAACTTAAACTGGTTTTGCTCTTCATCGTCATCAGCGTATGCAAAGCCTACCCACAGAACAATTTCCCACAACAAGCAGTGAGCCAACTCAACCGGTATATTCTGGGCAATATTCAGGAGAAGCTTTATGTCCAGACCAACTCAAACCAATATCTTCCGGGTGATACGGTTTGGTTGAAGCCCAGCCTGGTAAATGCGATTAACCACAAACCAGTTGGTATCGAATACCTGTTTTATGTTGATCTGATTTCACCCGACAACAAACTTGTCGCTCACCAGCTTCTCACGCTGGAAAACGGTTTTTCCCAGGGGGCACTTATCCTCGATCAAAAGCTTGCAGCCGGCAAGTACAAACTGCTGGCCTACACGAACTATATGCGGAATTTTGACGCCGACTTTCTCTTCCAAAAAACAATTACGGTGTTATCCAATGCCAACGATCAAACAGAATGGGAGTTCAGCTCCAAAATCAAAGCAACGGAAAACGGCGACTCCGTTTATGTGAAGATGTACGCTAAAACCCGCAACGGGCGCGAGCTCAATGAATCGATTAACGTTTACCTGCAATTGGCCCGCGGGACGATTCTGGGTGGCAGTTGCCCGCTTATCAACAATGCCGGAAGCTTTCACTTTTTTGTTCCGGATTCATTGAGACTTCCCGTTGCACTGCTATCGGTAAAGCCGAAAAGAGCGACAACTGCTTCTGAGAAATATCGCATCAGCTTGTCGGTTCAACAGCCCGATCTTCAGTTCCTGCCGGAGGGTGGCAACCTGGTTCCGGATCAGGAAAACCGAGTCGCATTCAGATGCGTTGATTCTGATGGTAATCCACTAAATGTAGAAGGTGCGATAATAAAGAATGATGGAACAACTGTCTGCTCGTTTGCCACCGAATACGAAGGCACAGGTAGTTTGAACTTGCCCCCAAAAGCCGGACAAACATATTCAGCCCTGATTACCTACCGGGACTCAGTTTTCAGCTACAACTTGCCCGAGATATACGAGAATGCTTACAGTTTGCAATTAATCGAACAGGATGCAGACAGCGTCCATTTTGCCATGCTAAAAAGCGGCGATACCACGCCCAACTTCCTGTTACTGGGGCACTGCCGCGGCAATACCAAATACATGGGAACCGGTGTTTTGGAAAGCCCGCGAACCGAAATCACTGTTCCAACCAAAGACTTCCCCGAGGGCATTCTGACTTTCACCCTTTTTGTCAACCGCATTCCTTTGGCCGAACGACTGGTTTACCTGGACAAAGACGAGGAAATCCGCTTCAAATTGATGAAATCGTTGACAGCAGATTCCAATGCAACTTCCAATTACAGGCTTCAGGCTTCCCGCAAAGACGGTAGCCCGGTCAATGGTAACTTTTCAGTTGTTGGCTGGAACAGTAAACTCGAAAACTCGCTGGACAGCCTGGAAAATATCCACAACTACCTCCAGCTTTCATCCGACTTGCAAGGTGAAGTTTTGAGCAATACGGAGGTCTTCAATTCAACCAATCCAAACAGAAACCACCTACGCGACCTGATGCTGATGACCTACGGTTGGCGTCGGTTTAACTGGGTAGATATTATGAGGTTTGGGAACGAACAACTCGCCTATCAACCTGAAAAAGAGCTTTACATGCAAGGGACGATATACCGCGCACTGAGCGGGAAACCTGTTCCCGAAAATTTTGAAATATCAATTGTACTTCAACAGAAAAACTCTGTGCATATTGACAAAACCGCTACAGATTCAAACGGTCGATTTCGTTTCACAATTCCCGCTTTTGCTGATTCGGCTAATTTGACTTTTCAAACTAAAAATAAGAAAGAAAAACCCAAGGACTACCTTGTTGATTTAGAAACAAACCTCGAACAATTCCACATCAATTCCATCAATTTCGATAAAGTAACCAAGATCTATTCGGCCCCATTAGTATCCAACCGCGCTTCCGTGTCAAAGGTAGAAGAACTCAGTAACGCCGCCAAAGAAGCTAATGCAGCCGATTTAATTGCCGAGATTCATCCGCCCCGAAAGGATAACTATTACTATCCCGGAAAGGACACCTTTCTGATTGAAGAAGTGGAAGCCCGGTCAAACTATATCAACAAAAGAGATTCTCTAATCGATCTAATTGGTCAATCCGACGCTGCCATTGAATCGACGCAGCTTCGCCAGATCATCGAAGAACGCCCCTGGTATTCCAATATTTGGGATTTGCTGGACGATCAGATTCCCGGCCTTAAAATCGAGCAAAACTTATTTGACCCAGCAGGAATCAAGGAAGGTTTCTTTGTCGAAGGCATTCAATACAATCTTGTATTTTCAATTGATCCTTCAAGAAGCATTTACTTCAGGGTACCTGATAATCCTTCTGGTTACTTGTATATTTTCGTTGACCATGACCTGGTCAATGACTCGCGGATTCCGAAGTATACTTACCTGGAGAACATGGATCCGGGCGAAATTGAATCCATCGATTTCATAGCCCGTCCAAAATACTACGATGCGAGCCTCAATTCCAGCAAATCAACAACCGATATCATCGGAAACATATTGCGGGAAAATATCGGGGAAGAAATCGATAACCATCTTTCAACCGATGTATCAACACTCATCTTTGATTTGACACGAAAGCTCGACGACCGTATTGCCTTTCCGCCCTCCTTCCTTTTTATCCGGACGAAGTCGAAATCCGGCCTCATTTACGACCGTGCCAAAGGGCTGCAATCGCTTTTCCTCACCGGAATTTCACCTCAACGGGAATTCTACGTCCCCAAGTACAGAGCTTCCGCTAGCAATCCGGCTAACCAATTCCGAAAAACAGCTCTTTGGGAACCTGAAATCGTAACCGACACAGCAGGATTCGCTACAATCTCCATCCCTACAGGAGTAATTAATTCAAATACCATCCTGCAAATTCAGGGTATTTCGGCACTGGGAGAAAGCGGCTCTCAGACATTTACCTTTGAAGAAACAGAAGAGCCGGTTAGAAATCTGTCGGCAGCACCACCAGTTGCCGAAAGTAAGAAATCACTATCGGGAGAAACCAATCCATTTGCAAATCTCAACCTGTTTTATGGCCAAATTACCGATGCTGAAACCGGGTCCCCAATCTCGTTTGCCGACCTGAGCCAGGCTTCGCCGTATTACCACGAATGCACCAACAGCGCCGGCGAGTTTTTCATTTCAGCCGACAGGTTGAAAAAGGATCAGCCGATTCAGGTGTCATCACCGGGCTATCAATCGCAAAATATTAGCCTACCAGCCGATAAAAATTCGGTTATTCATATTGAACTGAAAAAAGAACCAATTGCAAAGGCAGAAAAGTCAACCAAAGCGATCAGCATTGTTCGGAACGCGATTCGCAGTTCACGACAACTTTATGCCTCTGAAGAAACTTACCAGGGCTACAACCGCGAAACTGTGGCTATTGATGGCAATGTTTACGGCATTTACGAAATGGCCTTCAACTATTCCAACGCCGGCTCTCCCGGCATCCCTTCCGCCATTCGATTCGAGACCGCCAAGTTCAAAAACATGGAGGATAAAAACGGGCATAAGCTGATGATGCTGAAGCCCAATCACCGCAGCTTATTCTATCCGCTGAAAGCCGACGTGCTGGCTATGGCACCCGAGTTCTGGCAAGCAGGAAATTCCGATGATTTCGACTACGAAGAGATCGGTCAAGTTGAATACGACGGTGAACCTTGCTACAAAATACAATTCAGGCAGAACGATAAATTGGTTCTGGCGCTGCAAAGCGGCATTCTCTATATTGGCAAACAAAGCGGAGCCCTGCGCTACGCAGCCTGGGGTACTTCGCCCGATAAGCGCAAATATGTCAGCTACACCAGCTACCTGCAATCCAACCCGATGGAATACGATGTGCAGGTAACAGACGACTACAACGAGGCTAGCTACGCTATGCAAAACGGACAACTTCAGCTACAGGGAACCAGCAGACAATTAACTGTTTTAGTGAATGGGCAAAACTACCTGCAGTTCAACAACCGGTTGTCAATCGTCGGGAAAAGCCAACGGAGCTATAAAAATTTAACTCAGAAAAATTCCGACCTGTTGATTGAAGACCTTCAAAGTAAACACATGCTAGTAAAAGATGCAGCTTACCAAATTGAGCCTTGGGTGAACCAGGGAATCGTCAAACCGGAGCAAAAGTTAATGAATGATGCAGCGTATTTGCATGATATTGGCTTGTACAGGTAG
- the tnpA gene encoding IS200/IS605 family transposase, with protein sequence MKYQTKPTTMPGTYSKIYIQIIFAVKGRTNQISTNWQHELYSYIAGIVKNKGHKPIIVNGAKDHIHIFVGLNPSRALSDLVRDIKNNSSNFINSKGFLPGKFAWQEGYGAFSYSESQIEHVYQYILNQDKHHKTKTFKEEYIGFLSKFQVDYDERYLFEWLE encoded by the coding sequence GTGAAATATCAGACTAAGCCAACAACCATGCCCGGAACCTATTCCAAAATCTATATCCAAATCATTTTCGCGGTAAAAGGCAGGACAAACCAAATTAGCACAAACTGGCAACACGAACTTTACAGCTACATTGCAGGCATTGTTAAAAACAAAGGGCACAAACCAATCATTGTCAACGGGGCAAAAGATCACATTCATATATTTGTTGGATTAAATCCGTCGAGAGCTCTATCCGATTTGGTGAGAGATATCAAAAATAACTCAAGTAACTTCATCAACTCAAAAGGATTTCTACCCGGAAAATTCGCATGGCAGGAGGGTTATGGCGCATTTTCATACTCTGAGTCACAAATCGAGCACGTGTATCAATATATTCTGAACCAAGATAAACACCACAAAACAAAGACTTTCAAGGAAGAATATATCGGATTCTTGTCTAAGTTTCAAGTTGACTACGACGAACGTTACCTGTTTGAATGGCTAGAATAA
- a CDS encoding 2-oxoacid:acceptor oxidoreductase family protein, translating to MTEEIIIAGFGGQGVLSMGKILAYSGVMQGQEVTWFPSYGPEMRGGTANVTVILSDDRISSPILHEFDTAIILNQQSLDKFEHEVKPGGTLLYDPNGIVHPPTRTDINIYKIDGTKIAAEMGNVKTFNMVVLGAYLRVKPVVALDSIRKGLEKSLPERHHKLIPMNLEAIEAGQEHLEPVLEL from the coding sequence ATGACAGAAGAAATTATCATAGCCGGATTTGGTGGTCAGGGCGTGCTATCCATGGGAAAAATTCTGGCCTATTCGGGTGTTATGCAAGGGCAGGAGGTAACCTGGTTTCCTTCCTACGGACCGGAGATGCGTGGCGGAACAGCTAACGTGACAGTCATCCTGAGCGACGACCGAATCAGTTCGCCCATTCTGCACGAGTTCGATACAGCCATCATCCTGAATCAGCAGTCGCTGGATAAGTTTGAACACGAGGTGAAGCCGGGCGGTACTTTGTTGTACGACCCCAATGGAATTGTACACCCGCCAACACGTACCGATATCAATATTTACAAAATTGACGGGACCAAAATTGCCGCCGAGATGGGCAACGTGAAAACCTTCAACATGGTGGTGCTTGGAGCTTACCTTCGAGTGAAGCCGGTTGTGGCACTCGATAGTATTCGCAAAGGACTGGAAAAATCACTTCCCGAGCGTCACCATAAACTGATCCCGATGAACCTAGAAGCGATTGAAGCCGGGCAGGAACACCTGGAACCCGTTCTGGAACTTTGA
- a CDS encoding thiamine pyrophosphate-dependent enzyme has protein sequence MELKDIIKEENLIYSKPKLLNDKIMHYCPGCSHGVVHKLLAEVIEELEIQDKTIGVSPVGCSVFAYNYIDIDWHEAAHGRAPAVATGISRVNPEKVVFTYQGDGDLASIGTAEIMHAANRGENIVVVFINNAIYGMTGGQMAPTTLLGQVTATTPCGRDLDRNGYPLKITELIGQLPGTSYVTRQSVHTPASSRRCRKALKKAFENAMAKKGTSFVEVVSTCSSGWRLTPIEANKWMEDNMFPFYPIGDIKDGEKAGPEAYFQQNLKSELV, from the coding sequence ATGGAACTAAAGGATATCATCAAAGAAGAAAACCTGATTTATTCGAAACCAAAGTTGCTCAACGATAAAATAATGCACTACTGCCCGGGCTGTAGTCACGGGGTAGTGCACAAACTGTTGGCCGAAGTCATCGAAGAACTGGAAATCCAGGATAAAACCATTGGCGTGTCGCCGGTGGGCTGTAGCGTGTTCGCCTACAATTACATCGATATTGACTGGCACGAAGCTGCTCACGGTCGTGCGCCGGCCGTTGCTACCGGAATCTCACGCGTGAACCCCGAAAAGGTCGTGTTTACCTATCAGGGGGACGGTGATTTGGCGTCGATTGGTACAGCCGAAATTATGCACGCAGCCAACCGCGGCGAGAATATCGTGGTGGTTTTCATTAACAATGCCATTTACGGGATGACCGGTGGGCAGATGGCGCCAACCACTTTGCTGGGGCAAGTCACCGCAACTACACCTTGTGGCCGGGATTTGGATCGCAATGGTTATCCGTTGAAAATAACCGAGCTGATTGGTCAGCTGCCGGGCACAAGCTACGTGACCCGTCAATCGGTTCACACACCCGCGTCATCGCGCCGGTGCCGCAAAGCGCTGAAAAAAGCGTTTGAAAATGCGATGGCGAAAAAAGGAACTTCCTTTGTTGAGGTGGTCTCCACCTGTAGCTCCGGGTGGCGTCTGACGCCCATCGAAGCCAACAAATGGATGGAAGATAACATGTTCCCGTTCTACCCGATCGGAGATATCAAAGACGGCGAGAAAGCGGGACCGGAAGCTTATTTTCAACAAAACCTTAAATCTGAATTAGTATGA
- a CDS encoding 3-methyl-2-oxobutanoate dehydrogenase subunit VorB — translation MKELRLMKGNEVIAEAAIRCGCDAYFGYPITPQSEVMETLMAREPWDETGMVVLQAESEVASINMVYGAAGTGKKVMTSSSSPGISLMAEGISYIAGAELPCVIVNVQRGGPGLGTIQPSQADYFQSTKGGGHGDYRLIVLAPSSVQEMNDFVELAFQLAFKYRNPAMILADGAIGQMMEKVELSEFVPRKSDAEIEVEYGSWATTGKKANRSKNVITSLELDSALMEQNNLRFQQKYQKMQDEEVRYEMIQCDDAEYILVAFGSSSRICQKSVDIARAKGLKVGLIRPITLFPFPSKPIAELAKRVKGFLTVEMNAGQMIEDVRLAVGCAGESKPVLYFGRMGGIIPSPGEVVEALEKKLIGG, via the coding sequence ATGAAAGAGTTAAGATTAATGAAAGGTAACGAGGTGATTGCCGAAGCTGCGATTCGTTGCGGCTGCGATGCTTACTTTGGTTACCCCATCACGCCACAGTCGGAAGTAATGGAAACCCTGATGGCCCGCGAGCCATGGGACGAAACCGGCATGGTGGTTTTACAGGCCGAAAGTGAAGTGGCCTCCATTAATATGGTTTATGGTGCTGCAGGCACCGGAAAAAAAGTAATGACCTCGTCGTCGAGTCCGGGGATCAGCCTGATGGCTGAAGGAATCTCGTACATAGCAGGGGCAGAGCTGCCTTGCGTCATTGTCAACGTGCAGCGTGGCGGGCCGGGCTTAGGGACCATCCAACCTTCACAGGCCGACTATTTTCAGTCGACCAAAGGGGGAGGACATGGCGACTACCGCCTGATTGTTTTGGCACCATCTTCGGTTCAGGAGATGAATGACTTTGTGGAACTGGCTTTTCAACTGGCCTTCAAATACCGGAATCCGGCGATGATTCTTGCTGATGGTGCTATCGGTCAGATGATGGAAAAAGTAGAGCTGAGCGAATTCGTCCCACGAAAATCGGATGCTGAAATAGAGGTTGAATACGGAAGCTGGGCAACCACCGGCAAGAAAGCCAATCGTTCCAAAAATGTGATTACATCATTAGAGCTGGATTCAGCCCTGATGGAACAAAATAACCTGCGTTTTCAGCAAAAATACCAGAAGATGCAGGACGAGGAAGTTCGTTATGAAATGATTCAATGCGACGATGCCGAGTACATCCTCGTGGCTTTTGGATCTTCATCACGCATCTGCCAAAAATCTGTTGATATTGCACGGGCAAAAGGGCTGAAAGTTGGCCTGATTCGTCCGATCACGCTGTTCCCCTTCCCTAGCAAGCCGATTGCAGAATTGGCCAAACGGGTAAAGGGATTTTTGACTGTTGAGATGAATGCCGGACAAATGATCGAAGATGTTCGGCTGGCTGTTGGTTGTGCCGGCGAGTCGAAGCCGGTGCTGTACTTCGGACGGATGGGAGGTATCATTCCTTCACCGGGCGAAGTGGTTGAAGCGTTGGAAAAAAAACTAATCGGAGGGTAA
- a CDS encoding 4Fe-4S dicluster domain-containing protein, with amino-acid sequence MANVIGAVVVDVEACKGCGLCVVACPHQVLAQNKQVNSRGYHYSFMDNPEACIGCANCAVICPDTCITVYRVKKPQNAEL; translated from the coding sequence ATGGCAAATGTAATCGGTGCTGTTGTGGTTGATGTTGAAGCCTGCAAAGGATGTGGCCTGTGTGTGGTCGCTTGCCCTCACCAGGTTTTGGCGCAGAACAAGCAAGTCAACAGCAGGGGATATCACTATTCATTTATGGACAATCCGGAAGCATGTATCGGATGCGCGAATTGCGCGGTCATATGTCCGGATACCTGCATTACGGTTTACCGAGTGAAGAAACCTCAAAATGCTGAACTATGA